A DNA window from Vigna angularis cultivar LongXiaoDou No.4 chromosome 1, ASM1680809v1, whole genome shotgun sequence contains the following coding sequences:
- the LOC108347550 gene encoding serine/threonine-protein phosphatase PP1 isoform X1, producing MDENLLDDIIRRLVAAKNGRATKQVQLTEAEIRQLCASSKEIFLSQPNLLELEAPIKICGDVHGQYSDLLRLFEYGGYPPEANYLFLGDYVDRGKQSIETICLLLAYKVKFKENFFLLRGNHECASINRIYGFYDECKRRFNVRIWKTFTECFNCLPVAALIDEKILCMHGGLSPDLKHLDQIRNLARPIDVPDHGLLCDLLWADPDKDLDGWGENDRGVSFTFGADKVVEFLEQHDLDLICRAHQVVEDGYEFFAKRQLVTIFSAPNYCGEFDNAGAMMSVDDTLTCSFQILKSSEKKVKGGFGNNTSRPGTPPHKVTFYLGA from the exons ATGGATGAGAATTTGCTCGACGATATTATCCGCCGGCTCGTTGCGGCAAAGAACGGTAGAGCAACGAAGCAGGTGCAGCTTACGGAGGCGGAAATTCGACAACTCTGCGCTTCCTCTAAAGAGATCTTTCTCAGTCAACCCAATCTTCTCGAACTCGAGGCTCCAATTAAGATTTGTG GAGATGTTCATGGCCAATACTCAGACCTTTTAAGGCTGTTTGAATACGGGGGATACCCTCCAGAagcaaattatttatttcttggAGATTATGTTGATCGTGGTAAGCAAAGCATAGAGACAATATGCTTACTCCTTGCATACAAGGTCAAATTCAAGGAGAATTTCTTTCTTCTCAGGGGTAACCATGAGTGTGCCTCCATCAACCGAATATATGGTTTCTATGATGAGTGTAAGAGGAGATTTAATGTTCGCATCTGGAAGACATTTACTGAATGCTTTAATTGTCTACCTGTTGCTGCTCTGATAGATGAGAAGATTCTTTGCATGCATGGTGGACTATCACCTGATCTTAAACATTTGGATCAGATACGGAATCTTGCTCGTCCTATCGATGTGCCAGATCACGGTCTTCTCTGTGATCTTCTATGGGCTGATCCTGATAAAGATCTTGATGGGTGGGGAGAAAATGATCGAGGTGTGTCATTTACATTTGGGGCTGACAAGGTTGTTGAATTTCTTGAACAGCATGATCTTGACCTAATTTGCAGAGCTCATCAG GTTGTAGAGGATGGATATGAGTTTTTTGCCAAGCGTCAGTTGGTGACTATATTCTCCGCCCCCAATTACTGTGGTGAATTTGATAATGCTGGTGCTATGATGAGTGTGGATGACACTTTGACATGCTCTTTTCAAATACTTAAATCTTCTGAAAAGAAAGTGAAAGGTGGATTTGGCAACAACACATCAAGACCGGGAACTCCACCTCATAAG GTTACGTTCTATTTGGGGGCATGA
- the LOC108347550 gene encoding serine/threonine-protein phosphatase PP1 isoform X2, whose product MDENLLDDIIRRLVAAKNGRATKQVQLTEAEIRQLCASSKEIFLSQPNLLELEAPIKICGDVHGQYSDLLRLFEYGGYPPEANYLFLGDYVDRGKQSIETICLLLAYKVKFKENFFLLRGNHECASINRIYGFYDECKRRFNVRIWKTFTECFNCLPVAALIDEKILCMHGGLSPDLKHLDQIRNLARPIDVPDHGLLCDLLWADPDKDLDGWGENDRGVSFTFGADKVVEFLEQHDLDLICRAHQVVEDGYEFFAKRQLVTIFSAPNYCGEFDNAGAMMSVDDTLTCSFQILKSSEKKVKGGFGNNTSRPGTPPHKGGKN is encoded by the exons ATGGATGAGAATTTGCTCGACGATATTATCCGCCGGCTCGTTGCGGCAAAGAACGGTAGAGCAACGAAGCAGGTGCAGCTTACGGAGGCGGAAATTCGACAACTCTGCGCTTCCTCTAAAGAGATCTTTCTCAGTCAACCCAATCTTCTCGAACTCGAGGCTCCAATTAAGATTTGTG GAGATGTTCATGGCCAATACTCAGACCTTTTAAGGCTGTTTGAATACGGGGGATACCCTCCAGAagcaaattatttatttcttggAGATTATGTTGATCGTGGTAAGCAAAGCATAGAGACAATATGCTTACTCCTTGCATACAAGGTCAAATTCAAGGAGAATTTCTTTCTTCTCAGGGGTAACCATGAGTGTGCCTCCATCAACCGAATATATGGTTTCTATGATGAGTGTAAGAGGAGATTTAATGTTCGCATCTGGAAGACATTTACTGAATGCTTTAATTGTCTACCTGTTGCTGCTCTGATAGATGAGAAGATTCTTTGCATGCATGGTGGACTATCACCTGATCTTAAACATTTGGATCAGATACGGAATCTTGCTCGTCCTATCGATGTGCCAGATCACGGTCTTCTCTGTGATCTTCTATGGGCTGATCCTGATAAAGATCTTGATGGGTGGGGAGAAAATGATCGAGGTGTGTCATTTACATTTGGGGCTGACAAGGTTGTTGAATTTCTTGAACAGCATGATCTTGACCTAATTTGCAGAGCTCATCAG GTTGTAGAGGATGGATATGAGTTTTTTGCCAAGCGTCAGTTGGTGACTATATTCTCCGCCCCCAATTACTGTGGTGAATTTGATAATGCTGGTGCTATGATGAGTGTGGATGACACTTTGACATGCTCTTTTCAAATACTTAAATCTTCTGAAAAGAAAGTGAAAGGTGGATTTGGCAACAACACATCAAGACCGGGAACTCCACCTCATAAG GGTGGGAAGAATTAA
- the LOC108347550 gene encoding serine/threonine-protein phosphatase PP1 isoform X3, whose translation MDENLLDDIIRRLVAAKNGRATKQVQLTEAEIRQLCASSKEIFLSQPNLLELEAPIKICGDVHGQYSDLLRLFEYGGYPPEANYLFLGDYVDRDEKILCMHGGLSPDLKHLDQIRNLARPIDVPDHGLLCDLLWADPDKDLDGWGENDRGVSFTFGADKVVEFLEQHDLDLICRAHQVVEDGYEFFAKRQLVTIFSAPNYCGEFDNAGAMMSVDDTLTCSFQILKSSEKKVKGGFGNNTSRPGTPPHKVTFYLGA comes from the exons ATGGATGAGAATTTGCTCGACGATATTATCCGCCGGCTCGTTGCGGCAAAGAACGGTAGAGCAACGAAGCAGGTGCAGCTTACGGAGGCGGAAATTCGACAACTCTGCGCTTCCTCTAAAGAGATCTTTCTCAGTCAACCCAATCTTCTCGAACTCGAGGCTCCAATTAAGATTTGTG GAGATGTTCATGGCCAATACTCAGACCTTTTAAGGCTGTTTGAATACGGGGGATACCCTCCAGAagcaaattatttatttcttggAGATTATGTTGATCGTG ATGAGAAGATTCTTTGCATGCATGGTGGACTATCACCTGATCTTAAACATTTGGATCAGATACGGAATCTTGCTCGTCCTATCGATGTGCCAGATCACGGTCTTCTCTGTGATCTTCTATGGGCTGATCCTGATAAAGATCTTGATGGGTGGGGAGAAAATGATCGAGGTGTGTCATTTACATTTGGGGCTGACAAGGTTGTTGAATTTCTTGAACAGCATGATCTTGACCTAATTTGCAGAGCTCATCAG GTTGTAGAGGATGGATATGAGTTTTTTGCCAAGCGTCAGTTGGTGACTATATTCTCCGCCCCCAATTACTGTGGTGAATTTGATAATGCTGGTGCTATGATGAGTGTGGATGACACTTTGACATGCTCTTTTCAAATACTTAAATCTTCTGAAAAGAAAGTGAAAGGTGGATTTGGCAACAACACATCAAGACCGGGAACTCCACCTCATAAG GTTACGTTCTATTTGGGGGCATGA
- the LOC108347550 gene encoding serine/threonine-protein phosphatase PP1 isoform X4 codes for MDENLLDDIIRRLVAAKNGRATKQVQLTEAEIRQLCASSKEIFLSQPNLLELEAPIKICGDVHGQYSDLLRLFEYGGYPPEANYLFLGDYVDRDEKILCMHGGLSPDLKHLDQIRNLARPIDVPDHGLLCDLLWADPDKDLDGWGENDRGVSFTFGADKVVEFLEQHDLDLICRAHQVVEDGYEFFAKRQLVTIFSAPNYCGEFDNAGAMMSVDDTLTCSFQILKSSEKKVKGGFGNNTSRPGTPPHKGGKN; via the exons ATGGATGAGAATTTGCTCGACGATATTATCCGCCGGCTCGTTGCGGCAAAGAACGGTAGAGCAACGAAGCAGGTGCAGCTTACGGAGGCGGAAATTCGACAACTCTGCGCTTCCTCTAAAGAGATCTTTCTCAGTCAACCCAATCTTCTCGAACTCGAGGCTCCAATTAAGATTTGTG GAGATGTTCATGGCCAATACTCAGACCTTTTAAGGCTGTTTGAATACGGGGGATACCCTCCAGAagcaaattatttatttcttggAGATTATGTTGATCGTG ATGAGAAGATTCTTTGCATGCATGGTGGACTATCACCTGATCTTAAACATTTGGATCAGATACGGAATCTTGCTCGTCCTATCGATGTGCCAGATCACGGTCTTCTCTGTGATCTTCTATGGGCTGATCCTGATAAAGATCTTGATGGGTGGGGAGAAAATGATCGAGGTGTGTCATTTACATTTGGGGCTGACAAGGTTGTTGAATTTCTTGAACAGCATGATCTTGACCTAATTTGCAGAGCTCATCAG GTTGTAGAGGATGGATATGAGTTTTTTGCCAAGCGTCAGTTGGTGACTATATTCTCCGCCCCCAATTACTGTGGTGAATTTGATAATGCTGGTGCTATGATGAGTGTGGATGACACTTTGACATGCTCTTTTCAAATACTTAAATCTTCTGAAAAGAAAGTGAAAGGTGGATTTGGCAACAACACATCAAGACCGGGAACTCCACCTCATAAG GGTGGGAAGAATTAA